A genomic region of Anopheles stephensi strain Indian unplaced genomic scaffold, UCI_ANSTEP_V1.0 ucontig375, whole genome shotgun sequence contains the following coding sequences:
- the LOC118516692 gene encoding uncharacterized protein LOC118516692, with amino-acid sequence MTKADKLKAKQAKRRSLIESMRRSLQFAVDYTPELQDQVPDRLARLVKCWECFQSIHEECEELDESENATRSNDDILAQTEDLFFETKAALSKLVKKEKEEQPRSKLVSVKLPTISLPVFSGEVTQWLLFHDTFVSLVHNCDDIAPIQKFHYLRASLKGEAAGIVHPIPISSENYTVAWKALLDRYGNKPYLRKMHTRELFGLPSMINSGAQELRQLVSKFQLHIDILKQLGETVSDDSSIIMEILASKLDKASLKAWEEHYAQEEALLTYPSMTAFLLKRAQASESLALQVGNRVSSSNAKVPNQKTSKRLSVNAASMKGNNVVPCVLCSKDHYLWQCQAFLDLKPKDRQSAVNGKELCGNCLQKGHFAKSCRSRYTCQQCKKKHHTLLHFVEDAKQPCEKGSSDSSIMAAAHVNSVDRVSKNVLLSTVLLEVNDAYGQRHLVRALLDNGSQPNAISESLCQQLHLPRKKVNILIVGVDGIESSANHEVRAKVQSRVTNYSAEMDFLVLRKVACDTPSHEVPVQKWNIPASYPLADPHFCTPGRIDMIIGAGYFYSLLCDGRYSLPNKGVLVESVFGWIMTGDIPAISSDAVRCNVVAVRPTIEEQLERFWKIEELQVSEYSFDEKECERHFQQTVSRDGSGRYIVQMPKQPNFKEIIVKELQSAKTILFHMVQREVFSDDIRAITKGKCLTKSSSIRLLNPFLDSCGLLRVGGRDQHHKTLHGGVTMTLSSLRDEVWILNGMRAVRSVLRTCYRCIRANPVPIAQPIGQLPVSRVTYQLVQRYAQGFWHRWRNEYVKSLNGHRNVKRSIQELN; translated from the exons ATGACCAAGGCGGACAAGCTTAAGGCCAAGCAGGCCAAAAGGCGATCGCTGATTGAGTCTATGCGACGCTCACTGCAGTTCGCAGTGGATTACACCCCCGAGCTACAAGATCAAGTGCCTGATCGTCTTGCAAGATTGGTGAAGTGTTGGGAATGTTTCCAATCGATCCATGAAGAGTGTGAAGAGCTAGATGAATCGGAAAACGCTACCAGAAGCAACGATGATATCCTAGCGCAAACGGAAGATCTATTTTTCGAAACCAAGGCTGCGTTATCAAAGCTAGtgaaaaaggagaaagaagagCAACCACGCTCAAAGCTCGTAAGCGTGAAACTACCCACTATATCGTTGCCGGTTTTTAGTGGCGAGGTAACGCAATGGTTGTTATTTCATGAcacttttgtttctcttgtGCACAACTGTGACGATATCGCACCTatacaaaagtttcattaccTGCGCGCGTCATTGAAAGGGGAAGCGGCAGGAATAGTGCACCCAATTCCCATTTCTTCGGAAAATTATACTGTGGCATGGAAAGCTTTGCTTGACCGGTATGGTAACAAGCCGTATCTACGTAAAATGCACACGCGTGAATTATTTGGGTTGCCTTCCATGATCAATAGTGGTGCGCAAGAGCTTCGACAATTAGTGAGCAAATTCCAGCTGCATATTGACATTCTAAAACAGCTAGGAGAAACCGTTTCGGATGATAGTAGCATTATCATGGAAATTTTGGCCAGCAAGCTCGACAAGGCATCGTTGAAGGCTTGGGAAGAACACTACGCTCAGGAGGAAGCTTTGTTAACCTATCCTAGCATGACAGCATTTCTGCTTAAAAGAGCGCAAGCGAGTGAGTCTCTAGCGTTGCAGGTAGGAAATCGTGTTAGCTCTTCCAACGCAAAGGTACCAAACCAGAAAACATCTAAAAGGCTTAGTGTCAATGCTGCAAGCATGAAAGGGAACAATGTGGTTCCTTGTGTTTTGTGCTCTAAAGACCATTATTTATGGCAATGCCAAGCATTTCTGGATCTTAAGCCTAAGGATCGACAGAGTGCTGTTAATGGCAAAGAACTTTGTGGCAATTGCCTACAAAAGGGGCATTTTGCAAAATCATGCCGATCAAGATATACGTGCCAGCAATGCAAAAAGAAGCATCACACATTGCTACATTTCGTGGAAGATGCTAAACAGCCCTGTGAAAAAGGTTCGTCTGATTCGAGCATTATGGCAGCTGCGCATGTAAATAGTGTTGATCGTGTATCCAAAAACGTGTTGCTTTCAACTGTGTTGTTGGAAGTAAATGATGCATATGGACAAAGGCATCTCGTGCGTGCGCTGTTGGACAATGGTTCGCAACCTAACGCCATTAGTGAGTCGCTGTGTCAACAATTGCATTTGCCGCGGAAAAAAGTGAACATTTTGATCGTTGGTGTCGACGGAATAGAATCCAGTGCCAATCATGAAGTTCGTGCAAAGGTACAGTCGCGCGTTACCAACTATTCGGCGGAAATGGACTTCTTAGTGTTGCGAAAAGTGGCGTGTGATACTCCATCCCACGAAGTCCCAGTGCAAAAGTGGAATATACCTGCATCATATCCTCTCGCAGACCCGCATTTCTGCACGCCCGGTCGTATCGATATGATTATTGGAGCAGGGTATTTCTACTCACTATTGTGTGACGGTAGATATAGTCTACCAAACAAAGGCGTGCTGGTCGAAAGTGTTTTCGGCTGGATTATGACCGGTGACATTCCTGCTATATCGAGTGATGCGGTTCGGTGCAATGTGGTAGCCGTCCGTCCTACGATCGAAGAACAATTGGAGCGATTCTGGAAGATCGAGGAACTCCAGGTGAGCGAATACTCTTTTGATGAAAAGGAGTGTGAAAGGCATTTTCAACAAACCGTTTCGCGTGATGGAAGCGGCCGTTATATTGTTCAAATGCCCAAGCAGCCCAACTTCAAGGAAATAATAG TGAAAGAGTTACAGTCGGCTAAAACGATCCTGTTCCATATGGTGCAAAGAGAAGTGTTTTCAGACGATATTCGCGCTATCACAAAGGGAAAGTGTCTAACAAAGAGCTCATCCATTCGATTgttgaatccattcctcgattCTTGTGGATTATTACGCGTTGGTGGCCG GGATCAGCATCATAAAACATTACACGGTGGAGTTACAATGACCCTTTCGTCCCTGCGTGATGAAGTGTGGATTCTGAATGGCATGCGGGCCGTTCGTAGTGTACTTCGAACCTGCTATCGGTGCATAAGGGCCAATCCAGTTCCAATAGCACAACCTATTGGTCAGCTACCAGTGTCACGTGTTACG TATCAGCTTGTTCAGAGATATGCCCAGGGTTTCTGGCACCGTTGGCGCAACGAGTATGTGAAGTCGTTAAACGGTCATCGCAACGTCAAACGGAGCATTCAGGAGCTGAAT